In the Fibrobacter sp. genome, one interval contains:
- a CDS encoding ribonuclease HII: MSKQCLSESISSASLYKFDKEMEKGREIALIGIDEAGRGSLAGPVVAAAVCLDLDKLIEGVNDSKKLPADRRCELYEKIISEALCWSTGFASPEEIDKYNILQATFLAMSRAVEKLELKWDLALIDGNKSIPQIEKEKQISVVGGDAKSASIAAASILAKVTRDRIMEEYHGKYPVYDFLNNKGYATEYHRNSIMKHGLSEIHRRSFCDFFLQTSLPL, from the coding sequence ATGTCTAAGCAGTGTTTATCGGAAAGCATTTCCAGTGCCTCCCTTTATAAATTCGACAAAGAGATGGAAAAAGGGCGGGAAATTGCCCTTATCGGTATTGATGAAGCAGGGAGGGGGTCCCTGGCCGGCCCTGTTGTGGCTGCTGCGGTCTGTCTGGATCTTGACAAACTGATAGAGGGTGTTAACGATTCCAAAAAACTTCCGGCCGACCGCCGGTGCGAGCTTTACGAAAAAATAATCTCTGAAGCGCTCTGCTGGTCAACCGGATTTGCATCACCTGAGGAAATAGACAAATACAATATACTGCAGGCTACCTTTCTGGCCATGAGCCGGGCCGTTGAAAAGCTTGAGTTAAAATGGGATCTGGCACTGATCGATGGAAACAAGTCGATTCCTCAGATCGAGAAGGAAAAGCAGATTTCTGTTGTAGGTGGTGATGCGAAGAGCGCATCCATTGCTGCCGCATCGATACTGGCAAAGGTGACAAGAGACCGGATTATGGAAGAGTACCATGGTAAATATCCGGTTTATGATTTTTTAAATAATAAAGGTTATGCTACTGAGTATCACCGTAATAGCATAATGAAACATGGCCTCAGCGAGATTCACCGTCGTTCCTTTTGCGATTTTTTCCTCCAAACCAGTTTGCCACTTTGA